From the genome of Symphalangus syndactylus isolate Jambi chromosome 7, NHGRI_mSymSyn1-v2.1_pri, whole genome shotgun sequence, one region includes:
- the GDAP1 gene encoding ganglioside-induced differentiation-associated protein 1 isoform X4, translating into MPDKESMYYPRVQHYRELLDSLPMDAYTHGCILHPELTVDSMIPAYATTRIRSQIGNTESELKKLAEENPDLQEAYIAKQKRLKSKLLDHDNVKYLKKILDELEKVLDQVETELQRRNEETPEEGQQPWLCGESFTLADVSLAVTLHRLKFLGFARRNWGNGKRPNLETYYERVLKRKTFNKVLGHVNNILISAVLPTAFRVAKKRAPKVLGTTLVVGLLAGVGYFAFMLFRKRLGSMILPFRPRPNYF; encoded by the exons ATGCCTGATAAAGAAAGCATGTATTACCCACGGGTACAACATTACCGAGAGCTGCTTGACTCCTTGCCAATGGATGCCTATACACATGGCTGCATTTTACATCCTGAGTTAACTGTGGACTCCATGATCCCGGCTTATGCAACTACAAGGATTCGTa GCCAAATTGGAAACACAGAGTCTGAGCTGAAGAAACTTGCTGAAGAAAACCCAGATTTACAAGAAGCATACATTGCAAAACAGAAACGACTTAAA TCAAAGCTGCTTGATCATGACAATGTCAAGTATTTGAAGAAAATTCTTGATGAGTTGGAGAAAGTCTTGGATCAGGTTGAAACTGAATtgcaaagaagaaatgaagaaacccCAG AAGAGGGCCAGCAACCTTGGCTCTGCGGTGAATCCTTCACCCTGGCAGACGTCTCACTCGCTGTCACATTGCATCGACTGAAGTTCCTGGGGTTTGCAAGGAGAAACTGGGGAAACGGAAAGCGACCAAACTTGGAAACCTATTATGAGCGTGTCttgaagagaaaaacatttaacAAGGTTTTAGGACATGTCAACAATATATTAATCTCTGCAGTGCTGCCAACAGCATTCCGGGTGGCCAAGAAAAGGGCCCCAAAAGTTCTTGGCACGACCCTTGTGGTTGGTTTGCTTGCAGGAGTGGGATATTTTGCTTTTATGCTTTTCAGAAAGAGGCTTGGCAGCATGATATTACCATTTAGACCCAGACCAAATTATTTCTAG